From one Terriglobales bacterium genomic stretch:
- a CDS encoding amidase → MSELWALTATELVEAFRKRTLSPVEVANAVLGRIEKFNPVFNAFNLVSDRVIDDAKASESRWTAGQPKGLLDGVPVSIKDIILTKGWPTLRGSKTVDPKGPWNDDAPATARLREHGAVILGKTTTPEFGWKGVTDSPLTGITRNPWNKAKTPGGSSGGAAAAVASGMGPLAVGTDGGGSIRIPCGFTGLFGIKASFGRVPAWPLSPFGTVAHVGPMTRSVADAALMLNVLSLPDARDWHALPYDARDYRTGLDQGIADLRIAYSPNLGYAKVDPEVAAIVKKAVAVFEELGAKVEEKNPGFEDPAPIFTTHWFSGAAFLLKGISKEKHTLIDPGLLDVAAQGEKITAQQILEAQLRRGALGTHMNLFHRDYDLLVTPTLSIPAFDAGKEVADKMLQDRWTDWTPFTFPFNLTQQPAASIPCGLTKAGLPVGLHLVGPRYADALVLRAARAFETARPIVLPQLS, encoded by the coding sequence ATGAGCGAGCTCTGGGCGCTGACGGCCACCGAGCTGGTCGAAGCCTTTCGCAAGCGCACCCTCTCCCCGGTCGAAGTCGCTAACGCCGTGCTCGGCCGCATCGAGAAGTTCAACCCGGTGTTCAACGCTTTCAACCTGGTTTCCGATCGCGTGATCGATGATGCCAAAGCGTCGGAGAGTCGCTGGACCGCAGGGCAACCGAAGGGCCTGCTGGACGGCGTGCCGGTGTCCATCAAGGACATCATCCTCACCAAGGGCTGGCCGACGCTGCGCGGCTCGAAGACCGTCGACCCCAAGGGGCCGTGGAACGACGACGCGCCCGCCACCGCGCGGCTGCGCGAGCACGGCGCGGTGATCCTGGGCAAGACCACCACCCCGGAGTTCGGCTGGAAGGGCGTGACCGACAGCCCGCTCACCGGCATCACGCGCAATCCGTGGAACAAGGCCAAGACGCCGGGCGGCTCCTCCGGCGGCGCGGCGGCCGCGGTCGCTTCGGGCATGGGGCCGCTCGCGGTCGGCACCGACGGCGGCGGCTCGATCCGCATCCCGTGCGGCTTCACGGGCTTGTTCGGCATCAAGGCCTCGTTCGGCCGCGTGCCGGCCTGGCCGCTCTCGCCGTTCGGCACCGTCGCGCACGTCGGACCGATGACGCGCAGCGTGGCGGACGCCGCGCTGATGCTGAACGTGCTTTCGCTCCCCGACGCGCGCGACTGGCACGCGCTGCCCTACGACGCGCGCGACTATCGCACCGGGCTCGACCAGGGCATCGCGGACTTGCGCATCGCGTACTCGCCGAACCTGGGCTACGCGAAAGTGGATCCTGAAGTTGCGGCAATCGTGAAGAAGGCCGTCGCGGTGTTCGAAGAGCTCGGCGCCAAGGTCGAGGAGAAGAATCCCGGCTTCGAGGACCCGGCGCCGATCTTCACCACGCACTGGTTCTCGGGCGCCGCGTTCCTCCTGAAAGGCATTTCAAAAGAGAAGCACACGCTGATCGATCCGGGCCTGCTCGACGTCGCCGCGCAAGGCGAGAAGATCACGGCGCAGCAGATCCTCGAGGCGCAGCTCAGGCGCGGCGCGCTCGGCACGCACATGAACCTCTTCCACCGCGACTACGATCTGCTCGTCACGCCGACGCTCTCGATCCCGGCGTTCGATGCCGGCAAGGAAGTCGCGGACAAGATGCTGCAGGACCGCTGGACCGACTGGACGCCGTTCACCTTCCCGTTCAACCTGACCCAGCAGCCCGCTGCTTCGATTCCATGCGGACTGACCAAGGCCGGACTACCGGTCGGGCTGCACCTCGTCGGGCCGCGCTATGCCGATGCGCTGGTGCTGCGCGCCGCGCGCGCCTTCGAGACCGCGCGGCCCATCGTCCTGCCGCAGCTTTCCTAG